tgtcatacattcggtactaggatcggtcgatcgtgaagacgtacgactacatcaaccgcgttgtcataacgcttccgcttacggtctacgagggtatgtggacgacactctcccctcttgttgctatgcatcaccatgatcttacgtgtgcgtaggaaattttttgaaattactacgctccccaacaaTTATTAGCCCTTTCCCTTAGTTctgacttttggttgcgttggctagtgtatgaagcttaacatggtatcagagtcTAAGGTCTTGAGTCCAATTTGTGGCTTTTGCAATTGATCCAAAAATTACTGATGCCCCCTTTGGCCACGTATAGGACTCTTGAGCCATACCTCTGAGTCTATCCACGTGTTGACTTCCCGCAtcacacgtgagagggggtgttgaagtgtatataTGGATTGCACAGTCCTTTCCATCGGTTCGGGCTTTTGGttgtgttggctagtgcatgaagcttaacatggtatcagggCCTAAGGTCTAGAGTTCAAGTTCTGGCTTTCGCAATTTATTAAAAAATGATCCTTCCCCCTCTATGTCTAAGTATAAGTCTCTTGAGCCATACCTGAGTCTATTCACGTGTTGACTTCTCACGTTGCATgtgagagggggtgttgaagtgaATATCTGGATTGTGTAGCCCTTTCCACCGATTCAGACTGATGGGTGAATAGGTCAGTTGCGTATACTTGTAACCAAAAGgttcgggttcaaaacccagtaaAGGGACATATGCGGCTTCTCGAAGAGGTAACCACGGCTTTATGGTCCTCTACTCTATAGCTCATGGCCGGATTATTCTACTGTCGGTTTTGATTGATTGGGTGTGCGTAGATAGATTATATGCCTACATGGTACTTTCTGGGGATGTGTATAAAGGAATCCCCCATATATAAAAGGTTGTTTGCTTAACTATTACTATTCTCTAATTTCTGACTTGATGATAATATAGATTACATTCTGTTTTGAAATAGAAAGATATTTTGAAAAATTATGATGCTAATTGTGTTGTGTTCTATCAATAAAACTATGCTCTCCTAAACCTGAATGAACCATAAGTGGCAAGATAGCTGGCAGTCAATTATTCCACATTTTTGGTTGTGGTGTTTCAACATGAGTtcgagtgttaatgctttggtgaTGTGAGGAGGCGAAGTTGTATGCTACCAGAGCGTGTAAATTTCTTGGTATTTATGCATTTCAAGAAAAGATGGATATGTGTTGTGACTGTGATAGATGGTTCTACTGGGTATATTACAAGAAATATCACTAAGGATATCGGAATGGAAGATAATTCTGCAATGACCAAGGTGCCAAAGTGTGACGATGCTCGCAAAGTTCCTTGGACTGGTTCTTACATAAGTGCTTCTGAATGTCATCTCGGTTACATGGTGTTGATTAATGCCTTTTTTCTATGCATAAATACGGAGGGCATGCAACCTGTACCTCATAGTAACGAGTAATAGAAGCCGACAATACAGTTATCCTGCATATCCCCAAGTCTGGAATGTCAGCAATGTTTTAAGTGGCATCACGGTCGGCCGAGAACCTGTTGATGAAGTCAATGATTGGGTTGATCGTAGTGATAGGGCATCGGCTGTAATGCTAGATGTAACCCTAGACAAATGAGCAAACATGAAAAGAGGAAAGATGGCAATGCATGAGCCAGAGGGTTCCTGTGGTGAATATTTTGGACCAGAAGTTAAGGATGGTTTGAAATTATCGAAGATATCCGTGTGTTTCATAGGAAGAAGCCATGCTCTCCAAGGTTTACATAGAAGACATGCCAGCACATCTGAATTGGCAGGGTCACGTCACTGATAAGCTGGATATCCATTTAACAAGTGGCTTGGGAGAGAATAACGTATCAGAGTTTGTCATACAACCAATTTTACAGTTTAACATGTCAAAGAATGAAGAGAAGGCACGAGCAGATGGTAAGATGGATGAGCAGTTGGACAACAATGTTTGCCTTAATTACCAAATTCCTAATGAAGTGGAAAACTTTATGACCATCATAGAAAATATGCCGACCTTCGCCACCATTCATTCATTTGCATTCTTCCAAATTATTACTATCATTCATTCATTTGCTATTTGAAGTTTAAACCatagtattaattttttttaacTCTTTTCGCTATCCCTAATTTGATCTATGCAGATGCAGGTAGGTAAGCAGTCGTGGGCAAGGAGAAGATCCACATCAGTATTGTGGTCATTGGCCATGTTGACTCTGGCAAGTCAACCATGACTGGCCATCTCATCAACAAGCTTGGAGGCATTGACAAGCGTGTGATCAAGAGGTTCGAGAAGGAAGTCGCTGAGATGAACAAGAGGTCATTCAGGTAGGCCTGAGTGCTCGACAAGCTCAAGGCTGAGCATGAGAAGGGTATCACCATTGATGTCGCTCTCTGGAAGTTCAAGACCACCAAGTACTTGCTGGTATTCTAAATCTGGCAACACCAGCTATTCAAACACAGTTCTGCAGTATTTTCATTGTGTCTCGGAGCTCAGAGCAATCTTAATAATTTGTTAACAGTCCAGACGGATGAAGTGCTTGAGGCTGCAGTCTTAATAATTTGTTAACAGTCCTGAAGGATGAAGTGCTTGAGGCTGATGTGCTACGGTTGATTTTGTGATGTGTAACAGCAGGGCGGTGGCCACTATATAATACTCTCCTGATTTGGAGCTTCGCTTTTGaagaaaaatgagagaagaagaattGTGATTCTGCTGCTATCATATGATGCTTCTCTGCTATTCTTTCCCGCTACTTTTTGTTTTGTTGTAATTTGAATAGAAAGTTATCCAACAACAATTTTCTCTATTATTATAGATTGCCTTGCATCATGTTTGATCAGAGGAATGGAAGCGAGGGACAATTGCCACATGGCCGGTCATTCATATCCGACACAACGACCACCTTAGAGGCTTAGACCCAAGTCACCCGGCGAGCAACCATCATCTGCTACTGCAGAATATTTTTTACGTGCAATTTGAGTGAAACTGTTTTTGGGTGTTATATTTTGATATTTTGCatcatctgttggagatgctctgaggctacatatataagaaaatagaaaacagacaGAAGAAGCTCAAGTACTACTAAATCATCGTAACCATTGTTCAACACAGTCAGAGTAAAAAACAGGCGATGAAGCTAACTACTACTAAATCATATACCCAATTATTCTGCTTTCTCCGAAGCATAGGACAAATCTGAACGTTAATCACTCCGCTTCTTCGGGGTTTCGAAAAAGGGGCCCCGCTCTTCatgggtactccctccgtccgaaaatacttgtcattgaaatggatgtatctagatgtattttagttctagatacatccattttcatccattttgatgacaagtatttccggacggagggagtacaatagtaaagTATTCCAGAGATTCCTGCACATAAGGCCGTTACGTACACAGCAGCAAGGGGTAAGAACATTTTGTTCCTAGGCGACCTACAAATAATAAACGAGTTAGGACAAATTTATAAGTTGACACGAAAACATCTGTAAATTAAATAGTACACAATTACCATATTGGTGGAGGAGATGTGGCTTGTGCATTATTGATTAGTGGAGAAGCCGCCGCAGGATTTGCCCCGGACATGGCTCCAAGCTGCAAGAAATATACTATAAGATGATTCTTCTTATAATTATCTATTAGTGACAACACAGAATGGAAC
The window above is part of the Triticum aestivum cultivar Chinese Spring chromosome 2A, IWGSC CS RefSeq v2.1, whole genome shotgun sequence genome. Proteins encoded here:
- the LOC123189708 gene encoding uncharacterized protein isoform X2, coding for MAAALRFAARKICGRALQRPLQPYLTAAAEAAIKEDKRQLLRHGAAYLRRFSSESQNLFKNKLGAMSGANPAAASPLINNAQATSPPPIWSPRNKMFLPLAAVYVTALCAGISGILYYCTPSVRKYLSSKWMKMDVSRTKIHLDTSISMTSIFGRREYP
- the LOC123189708 gene encoding uncharacterized protein isoform X1; its protein translation is MAAALRFAARKICGRALQRPLQPYLTAAAEAAIKEDKRQLLRHGAAYLRRFSSESQNLFKNKLGAMSGANPAAASPLINNAQATSPPPIWSPRNKMFLPLAAVYVTALCAGISGVPMKSGAPFSKPRRSGVINVQICPMLRRKQNNWVYDLVVVSFIACFLL